The Chitinophaga pinensis DSM 2588 region GATTTTCCTGGATGTAAAGATGCCGGGCATCAATGGGATTGATTTTATTAAAAGTCTGCCTAGTCCGCCGAAGGTAATTTTCACCACAGCTTACCAGGAGTTTGCTGTCGAGGGTTTTGATCTGAATGCGGTTGATTATTTATTAAAACCGATTCCGTTTGAACGGTTTTTTAAGGCGATAGGGAAGGTGATCCATGTGTTTAAAGGGCCGGTTGTGGAAGAACGTAGAATAGCAGAGCCGTCTCCCGTTGACGTTTCACCCCATTATCTTTATCTGCGTATTGACCGAAGGGTCGTAAAGATAGATACCGATGATATTATGTGGATTGAAAGCTTAAAGGATTATGTGAAGGTGATACTGAAAGACCAGGTGCTTTCTGCAAAGCAAAAGATCAGCGTTATTGAAAAGTTGTTGCCTATGGATGGCTTTATGAGGATTCACCGGTCCTTTATAGTTCCGGTCAGTAAGATTGAAAGTTATAGCGCCAGTTATGTAAAAGTGATGGGAAAAGAATTGCCTATCGGTCGTCATTATAAGGTGGATTGCCAGCAACGCCTCAAATTGTAGTTTTCTCTCTCCGTGTGAAATAATTGAATACTGTTA contains the following coding sequences:
- a CDS encoding LytR/AlgR family response regulator transcription factor yields the protein MMKIKTLIIDDEPHAIEIIQKYAAEFTELEVIACCHSAIQAFRVMQSEAVDLIFLDVKMPGINGIDFIKSLPSPPKVIFTTAYQEFAVEGFDLNAVDYLLKPIPFERFFKAIGKVIHVFKGPVVEERRIAEPSPVDVSPHYLYLRIDRRVVKIDTDDIMWIESLKDYVKVILKDQVLSAKQKISVIEKLLPMDGFMRIHRSFIVPVSKIESYSASYVKVMGKELPIGRHYKVDCQQRLKL